TTGATGCCGGATTATTGGGAAAGCGAGGTTGAAAAGATGGCAAAGCTGATGGAAACAAAACTGGGAAATGTAGAAATATCAGAAGATGTTATAGCTACGATCTCAGGTGCGGCGGCAATCGAGTGCTATGGATTGGTGGGTATGGCTTCAAGAAAGATTTCGGACGGCGTTTCAGGTTTGCTTAAAAGGGAAAACTTATCCAAAGGGGTGAGCGTCACCCTTCAGGAAGAGGACTTGATCATAGACCTTAACATCATTGTGGGATACGGAATTAAAATATCGGAGGTTGCCTCCAATGTAATGGACCGGGTCCGTTACACTGTCGAGACAATGACAGGTCTAAAAGTGGCTGAAGTAAACGTAA
This genomic stretch from Dehalobacter restrictus DSM 9455 harbors:
- a CDS encoding Asp23/Gls24 family envelope stress response protein, whose product is MAKLMETKLGNVEISEDVIATISGAAAIECYGLVGMASRKISDGVSGLLKRENLSKGVSVTLQEEDLIIDLNIIVGYGIKISEVASNVMDRVRYTVETMTGLKVAEVNVNVQGVRFLE